In the Wyeomyia smithii strain HCP4-BCI-WySm-NY-G18 chromosome 2, ASM2978416v1, whole genome shotgun sequence genome, one interval contains:
- the LOC129719810 gene encoding uncharacterized protein LOC129719810: MPRSEVVIRVNDHDSDKAENNCQSCDGPDDSRMVQCDKCDSWYHYNCAEVGEDIIDKDFICGNCPTRKNRLPKATAIPSVVTPVCAASHSQTSKGIVSQSLGNVILSTSISNTPFKDIFPPYTVNSLITRDATVPFVRVTNPSQGTVPPSALMQPISTVTLPATSSFMNPTDARPTQLATSLQVNTQQNPVENAKHCLKGASSKASTKQWQLKLELQLLEQERALEEEEERKKREYLRKRYDLLRELIDEDNSVTSVEEDYTNIRVSEWLRSVTHGNETRIQSEETRRSKVNDSENCRATPASHPRQLNTTWPARTTVPFRMTENSQLPRRGTQFVNTDAFDPVRRSTPRRTELYDDDEGNNLTRSQVAARQAVSRELPNFSGIPEEWPLFFSTYTTTTSMCGYTPEENLIRLQKCLKGKAYEAVKCRLMHPSNVPGIIATLRLLYGNPEIIIHNLISKINSAPSPKADRLDSIVEFSIAVQNLCATIEACQLEEYAYNVVLLRELVDKLPTSLKLDWARFRRTIQGANLTTFAAWLYDLAETVCPLAALPSCELKPSRIMRKNSVYLNTHDEQVDDNGASGIEPSSEAAVCVACKRNCVNLEKCHHFRELEYNLKWAIVKNFGLCRKCLRKHKGTCKSQQICGKGGCTYKHNQLLHNDRLTYTRANLPDSVTAQTTEHECNMHLKNIHKSLFRVVPVILYGSKKSLQTYAFLDDGSSLTLIDASLAKELNIEGKPEPLCLRWTGNKRRQENDSIRFDIDISGTGDNCKKYNLRGAHTVSGLDLFRQSVDMQQLSQHYKHLSGIPVESYCDIQPKILIGIDNANLCYPLKGREGKLNEPIATKTRLGWVIHGGWNESTAFVGHHSRHLCPCTEHIDDLLHQSIREYFSLEKVGTIKPESIVSSIEDKRAIQILQSFVRTKNGHYEARLLWKYDQFRLPNSKPVALQRWRCLESRLKKDADLSTVMRLKLDEYLKKGYIRKLSDIEMEKPPKRIWYLPIFPVFNPNKPSKVRIVWDAAAKTKGISLNSLLLKGPDQLTSLISVLLRFRENKVAICGDIKEMFHQVLMSKDDQDCQRFLWKENSSDEKPSTYVMRVMTFGASCSPSCAQYVKNLNAENHRGQYPAAVNAIIKNHYVDDMLVSTETEEEAILLARQVRHVHAQAGFEMRNWISNSAAVLSALQNEGACEKNLNLGSELATEKVLGMWWCTATDTLTYKLSPKHDTELLSGKRRPTKREVLSTLMAMFDPLGLVSNLLIYLRVLLQEIWRAGIEWDDEIPGHLFEKWEHWLEVLPTVHKVRIPRCYRSAITIMPGTVTQLHTFVDASEVGYAAVVYLKFQQENNIECAIVAAKSKVAPLKFVSIPRLELEAAVIGTRLANTITNSLSFEVDERYFWTDSRNVLCWIRSDHRRYSQHVAFRVSEILETSNIADWKYVSTKENVADEATKWSRRPELGSNSRWVRGPSWLRQSKKKWPEEPFTSGHTQEELRSTIYYHHFVPIPPVNVTKFSKWRQLVRVVATVLRSVANFRCAKSRMKHKHGPLTSQELNEASNLLIRFAQSESFSEEFASFSTVPPTLSKSSALYKLNPFLDDHNMIRMQGRIGACEYATMDARNPVILPKNNYISNLIVKDYHERYHHCNHETVVNELRQTFWIPKLRVLFRKVRSDCQTCKNLRATPNPPLMGELPKDRLAAFTRPFSFTGVDYFGPLTVTVGRRTEKRWGVLLTCLTTRAIHLEVAHTLNASSCVMAVRNFMARRGVPLKIISDRGTNFTATNKELKAALDAMDQDKLIQEIVSPKTEWQFLPPLSPHMGGSWERLVQTVKANLLKIKPQRTLTDEILQNLLTEIENLINSRPLTHVPADDPDAPVLTPNHFLLGSSSGLKPASNIDDSGILLRRSWRTSQVEANIFWRRWMRDYLPDLVKRTKWHAAVEPIKEDDIVVVVDPKLPRNCWPKGRVIGVRKGKDGQVRAATVQTQYGHYERPATKLAVLDVRRDTLVRQETGVPGGTVTTPRSAHLTATT; this comes from the coding sequence ATGCCACGAAGTGAAGTCGTTATCCGGGTCAACGATCATGACAGCGACAAAGCCGAAAACAACTGTCAATCATGCGACGGGCCGGATGACTCAAGAATGGTTCAATGTGATAAATGTGACAGCTGGTACCATTACAATTGCGCAGAAGTCGGAGAAGATATCATAGACAAGGATTTTATTTGCGGTAACTGCCCTACCAGAAAAAATCGCCTACCTAAAGCTACTGCTATCCCATCGGTGGTCACTCCAGTATGTGCTGCAAGCCACAGCCAGACATCAAAGGGCATCGTTTCACAGTCACTAGGAAATGTCATATTATCTACTTCTATTTCAAATACACCGTTTAAAGACATCTTTCCACCGTATACTGTGAACTCATTGATAACTCGTGATGCCACTGTACCATTCGTACGCGTGACTAATCCAAGTCAAGGAACGGTACCACCCAGTGCTCTTATGCAGCCGATATCCACAGTAACCTTACCAGCAACTTCCAGTTTTATGAATCCTACGGATGCACGTCCCACTCAGTTGGCAACAAGTCTACAGGTAAATACACAGCAGAATCCTGTGGAAAACGCGAAACACTGTTTAAAGGGTGCAAGCTCGAAGGCATCAACTAAACAATGGCAGTTGAAACTAGAATTACAATTGTTGGAACAAGAAAGAGCActggaagaagaagaagaacggAAGAAACGTGAATACTTACGCAAACGTTACGATCTACTGCGAGAGCTGATCGATGAAGATAATTCAGTAACGAGCGTAGAGGAGGATTATACCAATATCAGAGTTTCAGAATGGCTCCGCAGTGTCACACACGGAAATGAAACCCGAATTCAGTCAGAAGAGACACGACGTTCGAAGGTAAATGACTCTGAAAACTGCCGTGCGACACCCGCATCACACCCAAGGCAGCTAAACACGACGTGGCCAGCTAGAACGACGGTGCCTTTCCGTATGACAGAAAATTCTCAGTTACCAAGGAGAGGTACACAATTTGTAAATACAGACGCATTCGATCCTGTACGACGCTCTACACCGAGACGAACCGAGTTATATGACGACGATGAAGGCAACAACCTAACGCGTAGCCAAGTTGCAGCTCGGCAAGCTGTATCACGAGAGCTCCCGAACTTTAGCGGAATTCCCGAGGAGTGGCCGCTCTTTTTTTCTACATACACAACTACAACTAGTATGTGCGGGTACACTCCAGAAGAGAATCTGATACGTCTGCAAAAATGCTTGAAAGGCAAGGCATATGAGGCAGTGAAGTGTAGACTTATGCACCCATCTAATGTACCCGGTATCATTGCTACTTTGAGACTACTTTATGGAAACCCAGAAATTATTATACATAATTTAATATCCAAGATAAACTCAGCTCCGTCACCGAAAGCTGACAGATTAGATAGTatagttgaattttctataGCTGTACAGAATCTTTGTGCCACTATTGAAGCTTGTCAACTTGAAGAGTATGCATACAATGTCGTTTTGCTACGTGAACTTGTCGATAAGCTTCCTACATCACTTAAATTGGATTGGGCCAGATTCAGACGAACTATTCAGGGTGCTAATCTCACCACATTCGCAGCGTGGCTGTATGATCTTGCCGAAACAGTTTGCCCGTTAGCAGCGTTACCCAGTTGCGAATTGAAACCATCGCGAATAATGAGAAAGAACTCAGTGTACCTGAATACACATGATGAACAGGTGGATGACAACGGCGCAAGTGGAATTGAGCCTAGCTCTGAAGCTGCTGTGTGTGTGGCTTGCAAACGCAACTGTGTCAATTTAGAGAAATGTCATCATTTCAGAGAGCTCGAGTACAACTTAAAATGGGCAATAGTGAAGAATTTCGGCCTATGCAGAAAATGCCTTCGTAAACACAAGGGAACATGCAAGTCTCAGCAAATTTGCGGAAAAGGTGGATGCACTTATAAACATAATCAACTTTTACATAACGATCGTCTGACGTATACTAGGGCGAATCTCCCAGATTCTGTAACAGCTCAAACAACGGAACATGAATGTAACATGCATCTTAAAAACATTCATAAGAGCTTATTTCGTGTAGTCCCAGTGATCTTATATGGCTCGAAGAAATCCCTCCAGACGTACGCCTTTCTTGATGATGGTTCATCACTAACACTCATTGACGCTAGTCTCGCAAAAGAGCTGAACATTGAAGGAAAACCGGAGCCACTGTGTTTAAGGTGGACAGGGAATAAACGTCGTCAAGAAAATGACTCGATCAGATTTGACATAGACATTTCTGGAACAGGCGATAATTGTAAAAAGTACAACCTACGTGGTGCTCACACAGTATCAGGTCTTGACCTATTTCGTCAGTCTGTTGATATGCAGCAACTAAGTCAACATTATAAACACCTTAGTGGCATTCCGGTCGAATCATATTGCGACATACAACCAAAAATTCTCATTGGAATTGACAATGCAAATCTTTGCTACCCACTAAAAGGTAGAGAAGGCAAGCTTAACGAACCCATTGCGACAAAAACACGACTGGGATGGGTAATTCATGGAGGATGGAATGAGAGCACTGCCTTCGTTGGTCACCATAGCCGCCACCTGTGTCCGTGTACGGAACATATCGACGATTTGCTTCATCAATCCATACGCGAGTACTTTTCTTTAGAAAAGGTAGGAACTATTAAACCAGAGAGTATTGTATCATCTATCGAGGATAAACGAGCTATTCAAATTTTGCAATCATTCGTACGAACAAAGAACGGGCACTATGAGGCACGCTTGCTCTGGAAATATGACCAATTTAGGCTCCCGAATAGTAAACCCGTTGCCCTACAGCGCTGGCGTTGCCTGGAATCTCGTTTAAAAAAAGATGCAGACTTATCTACAGTAATGCGACTAAAGCTcgatgaatatttgaaaaaagggTACATCCGCAAACTTTCGGACATTGAGATGGAAAAACCACCAAAACGAATCTGGTATCTCCCTATATTTCCCGTGTTTAACCCAAATAAACCGTCGAAAGTACGGATCGTGTGGGACGCAGCTGCAAAAACTAAGGGGATATCATTAAACTCACTACTCTTGAAAGGGCCAGATCAGTTGACTTCCCTCATTTCGGTACTGCTGCGGTTTCGCGAGAATAAGGTGGCCATTTGCGGCGACATTAAGGAAATGTTCCACCAAGTGCTTATGTCAAAGGATGATCAGGATTGCCAAAGATTTTTATGGAAAGAAAATTCATCAGACGAGAAACCCAGCACATACGTCATGCGGGTTATGACGTTCGGAGCCAGCTGCTCACCTAGTTGTGCCCAGTACGTAAAAAACTTAAACGCAGAAAACCATAGAGGGCAGTACCCAGCAGCAGTCAATGCGATCATCAAAAACCATTATGTCGATGACATGCTGGTAAGTACTGAAACAGAAGAAGAAGCTATTCTCCTCGCCCGACAAGTTCGGCACGTCCACGCCCAAGCTGGGTTTGAGATGAGGAACTGGATTTCAAACTCCGCAGCGGTTCTTTCAGCACTTCAGAACGAGGGAGCATGCGAAAAAAACTTAAATCTAGGATCAGAACTAGCAACCGAAAAGGTTTTAGGGATGTGGTGGTGTACTGCTACGGACACTCTCACATATAAGCTATCGCCAAAACACGACACAGAACTTCTATCCGGAAAGCGACGTCCAACCAAAAGGGAAGTTCTTAGTACATTAATGGCAATGTTCGACCCACTCGGACTAGTTTCAAATCTGCTGATATATTTGAGAGTCCTACTGCAAGAGATCTGGCGTGCTGGGATCGAGTGGGACGATGAAATTCCGGGTCATTTGTTCGAAAAATGGGAGCATTGGTTAGAAGTACTTCCAACAGTACACAAGGTCCGTATACCAAGATGTTACCGCTCCGCTATAACGATCATGCCAGGTACCGTCACTCAACTACACACGTTTGTCGACGCGAGCGAGGTCGGTTATGCTGCTGTGGTTTATTTAAAGTTCCAGCAAGAAAACAACATAGAGTGTGCAATAGTAGCTGCAAAGTCGAAAGTGGCTCCGCTGAAGTTCGTCTCCATTCCAAGACTTGAACTCGAGGCGGCAGTTATTGGAACAAGATTGGCGAATACAATTACAAACAGCTTATCGTTCGAAGTGGATGAGCGATATTTCTGGACTGATTCACGCAATGTGTTATGCTGGATTCGATCTGATCATCGTCGGTATTCTCAACATGTCGCCTTTCGTGTCAGCGAGATTCTCGAGACAAGTAACATAGCTGATTGGAAGTACGTCAGCACGAAAGAAAACGTAGCTGATGAGGCGACAAAGTGGTCACGCCGGCCAGAACTAGGAAGCAACAGTCGGTGGGTAAGAGGACCTTCGTGGTTAAggcaatctaaaaaaaaatggcCTGAAGAGCCGTTCACTTCAGGCCATACTCAAGAAGAGCTGCGTTCAACCATATACTACCATCATTTTGTTCCTATACCGCCGGTGAACGTTACAAAATTTTCTAAATGGAGGCAATTAGTTCGTGTGGTTGCTACGGTACTTAGGTCCGTTGCGAACTTTCGATGCGCCAAGAGCAGGATGAAACACAAGCACGGCCCCCTTACCAGTCAAGAGCTAAACGAAGCTTCGAATCTTCTTATTAGGTTTGCTCAAAGCGAATCATTTTCAGAGGAATTCGCCAGTTTTTCTACCGTACCTCCTACTCTTTCGAAATCAAGCGCACTGTATAAGCTAAATCCGTTTCTCGATGATCACAATATGATAAGAATGCAAGGCAGGATTGGTGCATGTGAATACGCAACTATGGATGCACGAAATCCAGTCATACTCCCGAAAAATAACTATATCAGTAACCTTATTGTGAAAGACTACCACGAGCGTTATCATCATTGTAATCACGAGACAGTGGTCAATGAACTGCGGCAAACTTTCTGGATCCCTAAGTTACGTGTGCTATTTAGGAAGGTGAGATCAGACTGTCAGACCTGTAAAAATTTAAGAGCAACACCTAATCCTCCTTTAATGGGCGAGCTGCCAAAGGATAGACTCGCGGCGTTCACGAGACCCTTTTCCTTTACCGGCGTGGATTATTTCGGACCATTGACGGTAACGGTAGGTCGTCGAACGGAGAAACGATGGGGAGTGCTATTGACGTGCTTAACTACTCGGGCAATTCACCTAGAGGTAGCCCACACGTTAAACGCCAGCTCGTGTGTGATGGCCGTCAGGAATTTCATGGCGAGGAGAGGCGTGCCATTGAAAATCATTAGCGACCGTGGCACTAACTTTACCGCAACCAACAAGGAGCTCAAAGCGGCATTAGACGCCATGGATCAAGACAAGCTGATCCAAGAAATAGTCAGTCCCAAAACAGAATGGCAGTTCTTGCCCCCATTATCCCCCCACATGGGAGGCTCCTGGGAGCGGTTAGTTCAAACAGTTAAGGCAAACTTGCTTAAAATCAAACCGCAACGTACCCTCACCGACGAAATTCTTCAGAACCTTCTAACAGAAATAGAAAATCTCATCAACTCGCGTCCCCTAACGCACGTACCAGCAGATGACCCCGACGCACCCGTTCTAACGCCGAACCATTTTCTGCTGGGATCGTCAAGCGGGCTCAAACCAGCTTCCAACATTGATGATAGCGGCATCCTGCTGCGGCGCTCCTGGCGTACCTCTCAagttgaagcaaacatattttggcgtCGATGGATGCGCGATTACTTACCGGACCTGGTTAAACGTACGAAATGGCATGCCGCAGTTGAACCAATAAAAGAAGATGACATCGTTGTTGTGGTTGATCCGAAGCTTCCACGCAATTGTTGGCCTAAGGGTCGAGTTATTGGAGTCAGGAAAGGAAAGGATGGTCAGGTAAGAGCAGCTACTGTTCAAACACAATATGGGCATTACGAGCGCCCGGCTACTAAGCTAGCAGTCCTGGATGTTCGACGCGATACGTTGGTAAGACAAGAAACTGGCGTACCGGGGGGGACTGTTACGACCCCTCGGTCGGCGCATCTCACAGCGACGACTTAA